GTAGGGCATTGGTACTTTTTTCCTCCCAAAAATCCAAATTCATTGCTGATCCATTTTTTGGTATCAACATTCTTCATTCCCCTTCCCTCTATTGATAACAAAATTCAACAACAAACTCACTAACTAAATACAAACATACCCTTAATACCTATTAATATCTCAATTTCTTATCCTATCCTAATAGGATTCCTATCAAAAGGTGTCAAGAGGATGGAGTACTCGCTTGTAAATTTGAAGTTCATAACGCGTCCATTTGACCCTGAGAGTCATAAGCAAtcttgtttgcaaaattgaAGTGGCAGTACTCTTAAGAGTATGGGGCTTTGTTAAATAGGATTATAATGAGCAAATATGGTTCTCACCTAATCAAATGGGTTTTACTTGGTGGAATTAAGGAACTTATCCTCCAAAGACCGTTTCATCAACCATTCCATCTCTCTCTTTGTGGTTATGTTTTGTCTCTTATTCTCGACAATTAgagtttttcgtttttttttccaagataTCTATGAGTGTTCGGGCCAGCTTCCACACACCTCAACTCATCTCATAGGAGACCTCGCCTAACTCTACAATATTTGGGTATCAAGAAAACTCATAGGATATTTAAATTCTAGGTAGGTGGCCACTATGGATTGAACTCATTACCTCTTAGTACTTTATCAAACTCATGCTCTTTATTTATCACTAGGCCAATCCAAAATGGTTAACAATTAGTTTTTTGTCCTTTTAAACATTATGTTTTTGTGTTAGGTCTTTTGTAACACCCATTTGTACGTGATCTGGAAATACGTTTGAGGAAGGATAAGTTGCAGAAAGGGGAGCACTCAGGGCTAGCAGAATTACAAATAACTCACCTGCAAGCTACAGTTTCAGAACTTGAAGTGTCAGAAACCCTGTCGACCTTACGTATCACTGCATAGCTGCAAAACAACACTTCATAAACCTTAATAGCAAAGAACCTCAACTTCgaaattttcagcaaaaactagGATGATTATGCGATTTTCTAAAAGAAAGCTATATATGTATGCCGAGTCAAAAAAGTTGAGCTTAAACAATTAAAAAGGTTGTGGATCAAAGATCAACggcattcttctttttctttttttctttttttttggggggggagGAGGAGGGGGGGCGCTGACTTGAATAATAAAAAAGCACTATGGTTAGAtattacaaaagaaaattttcaattatgttaTACCTTTTGATTCCTGCTGGTATAGCATTATGAACTATGTGATGATGCGCTGGATCTAGTTTATCACTTATTGAGTCAGGCATTATCGATCCAAGAAAGCCACCTGATCTTCTGCTGCTTCTGAGGAAAAAGGAACCAGATAAGGTCAAGCTAATCAGCAGGACAATCAGATCACCATCTCAATCTCCGTGGCATAAAATCTATTGCTCAAAAAGGATGAAAGAGAGTGAACCATTATGTTTATGCTACACCATGAAGAGCTTACAACAGACTTAATGGCTATGAATTATCAGGAATACCCCCCTCCCAACACCCACCCACTCACACACAGACAAGTTTTAGGGATATCCAAGCACGTGATGTACATGTCAACATGCATTAATAGTAgacaaactttttatatagctAGAAAAGATTAAATTTCACAGATGTATGGAATTCCCGATAAGTTTTTAACATAGAATTTATTTTGAGTACACCTCAATCACAATGTGCTCCTATCTACATTCTTCGTTGACATGACCCTCCAAAAATTCATTAACTTTCAGAAGTAGAATTTCTGCCAATGCAAGAAAGTTATCATCGTAACTTCATCTATTTTGCATCAGATCGGACTCAAAATCCAACAGACTGAAAGATTTATATGTTGCTAAGAACCTCAAAGTTCTGTGgtgaaatataaaaaagaatgaaGTAATAAAAAAANGGACTCAAAATCCAACAGACTGAAAGATTTATATGTTGCTAAGAACCTCAAAGTTCTGTGgtgaaatataaaaaagaatgaagtaataaaaaaaggaaTCAAATTAAAAGGTATGTCAGTATTTAAAAGGTTAGGAAAACACATCAAGATCATGATGAATAATGCATATTGACGGTTCACCAAAAATACCTATGACGTGAAGCGGAACATATGTGCATAAAACTAAAGCCTAGCCGTAAAGATACCAACTAAAGAATCCCACAAGCATGCGTAAATACTCGTACAacattatgtaaaaaaaataatttaacctCATTCCTGGATTTCTGAAGAGAAAACAGATGCATAATAGTCACCTTTGGTTTATAGCAAATCCAAGAGGAAAAACATGAACAGAACCAGAGGAACTAGTTGCCACCAGAATTTCTGGAACTTGAGAACATGGCCCAAAAGACAAGGAAAATATAGTTGATGGATATGATCCTCTGCGGAAACTATATGACTGCTAAAAATTTTGAGTTAGATATCATCTCAAGAAGGAAAAATTCTTCGACATGGTCGACAAAAAGATGGCAGAATTACCAAAGAAATGAAAGAGGTGAatttacttataatttaacccggttgatatttattttattttgctgCAAAATACACACACacttgtttatttgttttattttggttttaaagtttttggtctcaaaattttgtataaagaaggaaaaaccaaaaaaaaaaaaaaagaagaagaagaagaagaagcttcACAGAGACGGacagaacaaaaacaaaaagtagtTCCCTGCTTTCAAGATGAATATAGCTCGCCCAATCACAAATATGCAAGTTGTTAATAATTTTCAATGCGTCAGAAGGGGTAGTCTTGACATTCAATGCTATCAATCTCAAACCATTTTTGCTCCAATAACTTTACCGGGAAAATGTGAATTTGTTCTGACCAGTCCAAAAGCCACAGAAGGTTTTAGTATAAGGTTCTAGAAGGGATAGGATGGTAAAAACTCATTTTCTGAtcatgatttcaaaaatcattcAAAGCATCTTACACGGTTGGCGGTAAATAACCAATATAAATGTACAGAGACTTTTGAGGGCATGGTATAGTATTCTCCACCTTAGTTGCTTCTGATACCAGATGCACTCTAATCATAGTTCCTTGTTCTGATGCTGTTGCTATGTACATCCCATTTGAAGAAAGGACCATTGTGGCCAGCGGTGCACGATGAGCATCTATCTGTAATTAAATTTCCACAAAACAATaagctaaaattaaaaaagggattaaaaaacaaaattcgtCAATTAAAAAGGATAAATTGCATAAATTATTGCCATTTAAGGCCATGGTCAATAAGTAAAACTCAAAGTATCAATTAGAAATATGAAAAAACTGAAACTATCAAGGATGTTCGATTGTTCTAAGAATGTGACAGTACAGACTAGATCCTGTTCCCAAATTTTCCTGAAACGAGTCTCTGCACTTTTACCCATTCTCACAGATGCATATTTAACTAGGATCTACAAATTTGCATTACTAACCATGGCAATTCTTTTgttccacaaaaaaaaaaaaaacccaacaacaacaacaacaaaaaaaacataaaataaaaccaTGACAGTTAATAAAAAATACAGATCATGTCAGACAACAATTTTTAATTGTATCCTACATCTTATTCTTCCTTCCCAACAAGGAAAGTTCAAGCCCAAACCTCGCAGTGCAACTGAAGCTCCATGACATTGTACAGCAACAGAGATCCCTTCGTGATGCTGGCTGGAATAGCTAAGAAGCAACCGTCCAAACTAGGGGAGAATGCACAGGTTCCTAAGAATTTTAATTTTCGGAAAAGAACCCACAGTCACTAACAAGTTTTTATTACTTACACATCAGAATAAAAACCCAACTTATTAAGCATGTAAGATTTGGGTCAACTTATTAAGCATGTAAGCCTTTTCTTGATTGTGTCTACGGTAGTAATGAgccataaaaatataaacatgaCAGAGTTAAAAGTTCTTTACCAAGTTCAAGCATTACAATGAGCACATGAAAATTCTTGAACAGAACAGCAATGTAAATAAATGCTAGAAACTTTGACAAAATTCTCTATCATGAACATAGTGTGCCACGGATAGCAAGTACATACAGGAATATATACCAACCTGACCTTTTGAATTTGGTACTGTATCAATCCTGTCCAAGATTGTGAGACTATTTATGTCGTATATGTATGTCTTATCTTGCAGTAGTACAACAAGTCTGCATTTTCCATCAAATCTTAGAATCAGTACAGATCAAAATACtgttagaaaaacaaaaagaaaactttataagttcctattttattttattacaacttattttgagaggagaaacaaatttcattgataaatgaaatgaaGGGAGCATAATGGACCAACACCTATGGGTGAATAATAAAAGACCATGCCAACTGGAAATGAAAGATGAAAGACTATATAATCTCCGAAAAGGTATCTATGCTACCACTACAATGTatgaaataaaatcaaatccaAAAAACTACCGAAAGATGAGAAAACATCCTTGAAAATCCTTGCATTCCTTTTCATACCATAAATACCAGATTACTACTACAATAACTGACACAATTATTCTCAACTTAACTCGAAAACAAAAGTTACTGATGCTTGTAAAGTTCAGTTGGTTAATGGTCATGATGAACTCATAAATTCCTCTTCTGAAAATGGAAGGGTCTAGTGCACCCACCATTTCCATAaacaaatttccttctagtaaATCAAGTATGTTTGATGGTTTTAGTTTTACTTAAAGGATAagtacacttttttttttctttcaataataGACCACAAAGATTGGATTTCCAATTAGAAGAAATAGTCTAAAAGTCCATCGCAGACCGCATCAAGAACTAACTTCAGGTGGGGGAGCATTGCAAAACGACATTTTGGCTagcaaatttacatattttcgCCACTTCCATCAACAAGTACAACCAAAAAGAgggaaaataaaaacacaaacTACACCCAAGAATTGAAGCCaccaaaaagaaaattacagGATATTTTCTCAAAAGCTAATTGATAGCTCTCCAAAGGAGCTATTTATTCCCACCTAAATCTTGTTGGTTCTTAAGTATTTAATGTTTTATCGAGGGTTTTTGACAGATAAAAGAGCAGAGGAGACCATCGGGACGTTTTGGATGCATTTCAAGCTTAAATGAATCAAGAAACAGGAAAAGAGGGAAAATGACATTTTTGCCCCAGCGAAAGTGCGACAGCACTACGAATTTTGATGGGGAAAAAAAGAGAGGCGCACGTGGATGGATCAATCGCAGGGGGCAGAGGCGCTATGCACGATGCCCAACGGCCTGTTGAAGTGCCGCGACGCTACTCcaaaattttctataaatactccCTCCTATTTAGGGTTTTGGACACACAATAGAGAGAAGAATGCACAATGTAATGGAGAGTAGAGAGGCCGTCAGTCCAACCTATCTTTCATTATCTTTGCATTTTcttttaggttagattttacTATTTTAGGGTTGTATTCCATGGATCGGATCAattcatctcttcttccttcgTCGATGAAGTCGTTGAGGTGAGTTTCTCGGTTCTAGGTCTTGGGATGTAACCTATGTAATGACTTTGAGGATTCTTTGCATTAATTTCATATTGAGTTTATGCATCCTTGAATGTTTTTTCATTTTCGATTTATGTTTGTCGGTTTGACTGACAATCGTTCCTTTGAATGTAATTCGATTGCTAAAGATTTTTAGACTTGCACGATGTATTGTTTCTTCGTCTAGCTTAAGTCATTGAGTAACAAAAGTTGAATCTTGCATGCTAGGGTTTTTTAGTCTAGTCTTGGATCCTAAATTGTTTGGTTTGATTTGGTTCAAGGAAACTAGGTTAATCAAGTTGgctattcaattaattaacttcACAATAGAAACCTAGGgcttaatttaagttttaattgATTCTTCACAACCACTAACGAATTTGGTAGAATTGATTGCATTTAGTTAATTAGGGCTTCACTAGaagttttaattaaacttaGGTCACTTGCATGATTGAGTCTTAATTAGTTGTCTGCCTTTGTAGATGCTTGTTAGGGCCAATCAAACAAGTTGTTGTGTCAAGCATAATCAATATGAGTTAATAAAAATAATCCGATGATGAGGAATTACATAGGAACCCAATTACTCCCAAGGGATAGAATATTCAACCCTTGAGTACATTTACccgttttattttaaatttcacatTCATTCTCTATACCATACCAAACCCCCCATTTATTGCTACAACTAGCAAATTAGCCTAACAAACAAATCGTGCTTCCCTATGGATCGACCCAGATTTGCCACTGTTACTACATCTTtttagtaataggagtagtttggttatatataaattcttttcttttgatttgtggTCTTTTGGGGGCGACACCAAAAAGGCTAGATGACTAATGATAGAAAAAAAGAGGATAACCCAAATGTGAGAAATATCTTATActcttaaatttaataatagGAAGATGGCTTCTTGGATTAAATAGGCTTGATTACATAGATACTAGATTTGAAAGGTAGGTAAAATAGTCAATGGTTAATAACTTAATATATAAGAAAATGTCAAAAATATTCAAGACATATGGATCAATAATTAGTATTCAGATCATCTGCCCTAGCTTCATCTCTCAAGTTCATTTATAAAATTCTGTCAACTACAAATTAGCATACAAGATACCCCTGCCACCAATTTGTTCAAGTTACCAACTACCATCAGCAGTTTCATACTAAAATCAAATCCAtaagatataaaatataataaaaatttgtatTTACCACATCATCATAATGGAATGTGCGTCTCTTGTAATATATaaccatttttagaaaaataatgcaaCTTAAACAGCtaaattttcttctctctttacCTTTTCCTATTCATGCGAACAGCTAGTATTGAAGTTAAAAAATTCAGTTCTCTAAGAGCATTTCCACTCATTGTATTAAACAAGCAAAGACGACGTGGGGATAAAGATGGCTGTGGacaatcaaagaaaaatatattttcattaattGGCAACCAGGTGCACAAAATGTGCGATAATGCATGTTGCGATAGATAAATATTGAATTGTATCTAA
This DNA window, taken from Benincasa hispida cultivar B227 chromosome 6, ASM972705v1, whole genome shotgun sequence, encodes the following:
- the LOC120079788 gene encoding autophagy-related protein 18b isoform X2, with translation MANQPSSYPILCASFNQDASLFAIGTRDGFRIFDSNNGRLCYERALGAFNIVEMLFSSNLVAIVGAGEQPSLSPRRLCLFNTMSGNALRELNFLTSILAVRMNRKRLVVLLQDKTYIYDINSLTILDRIDTVPNSKGTCAFSPSLDGCFLAIPASITKGSLLLYNVMELQLHCEIDAHRAPLATMVLSSNGMYIATASEQGTMIRVHLVSEATKSYSFRRGSYPSTIFSLSFGPCSQVPEILVATSSSGSVHVFPLGFAINQRSSRRSGGFLGSIMPDSISDKLDPAHHHIVHNAIPAGIKSYAVIRKVDRVSDTSSSETVACRATLAIITYNGYFQEYTLSLNDQNEFSRSLDHEFNLMTTITDNDVRL
- the LOC120079788 gene encoding autophagy-related protein 18b isoform X1 yields the protein MANQPSSYPILCASFNQDASLFAIGTRDGFRIFDSNNGRLCYERALGAFNIVEMLFSSNLVAIVGAGEQPSLSPRRLCLFNTMSGNALRELNFLTSILAVRMNRKRLVVLLQDKTYIYDINSLTILDRIDTVPNSKGTCAFSPSLDGCFLAIPASITKGSLLLYNVMELQLHCEIDAHRAPLATMVLSSNGMYIATASEQGTMIRVHLVSEATKQSYSFRRGSYPSTIFSLSFGPCSQVPEILVATSSSGSVHVFPLGFAINQRSSRRSGGFLGSIMPDSISDKLDPAHHHIVHNAIPAGIKSYAVIRKVDRVSDTSSSETVACRATLAIITYNGYFQEYTLSLNDQNEFSRSLDHEFNLMTTITDNDVRL
- the LOC120079788 gene encoding autophagy-related protein 18b isoform X4; protein product: MLFSSNLVAIVGAGEQPSLSPRRLCLFNTMSGNALRELNFLTSILAVRMNRKRLVVLLQDKTYIYDINSLTILDRIDTVPNSKGTCAFSPSLDGCFLAIPASITKGSLLLYNVMELQLHCEIDAHRAPLATMVLSSNGMYIATASEQGTMIRVHLVSEATKQSYSFRRGSYPSTIFSLSFGPCSQVPEILVATSSSGSVHVFPLGFAINQRSSRRSGGFLGSIMPDSISDKLDPAHHHIVHNAIPAGIKSYAVIRKVDRVSDTSSSETVACRATLAIITYNGYFQEYTLSLNDQNEFSRSLDHEFNLMTTITDNDVRL
- the LOC120079788 gene encoding autophagy-related protein 18b isoform X3, producing the protein MANQPSSYPILCASFNQDASLFAIGTRDGFRIFDSNNGRLCYERALGAFNIVEMLFSSNLVAIVGAGEQPSLSPRRLCLFNTMSGNALRELNFLTSILAVRMNRKRLVVLLQDKTYIYDINSLTILDRIDTVPNSKGTCAFSPSLDGCFLAIPASITKGSLLLYNVMELQLHCEIDAHRAPLATMVLSSNGMYIATASEQGTMIRVHLVSEATKQSYSFRRGSYPSTIFSLSFGPCSQVPEILVATSSSGSVHVFPLGFAINQRSSRRSGGFLGSIMPDSISDKLDPAHHHIVHNAIPAGIKSYAVIRKVDRVSDTSSSETVACR
- the LOC120079788 gene encoding autophagy-related protein 18b isoform X5 yields the protein MVSEYLIPIMEGYAMNVLLVHSILLRCYLALILLPLLELANRLVVLLQDKTYIYDINSLTILDRIDTVPNSKGTCAFSPSLDGCFLAIPASITKGSLLLYNVMELQLHCEIDAHRAPLATMVLSSNGMYIATASEQGTMIRVHLVSEATKQSYSFRRGSYPSTIFSLSFGPCSQVPEILVATSSSGSVHVFPLGFAINQRSSRRSGGFLGSIMPDSISDKLDPAHHHIVHNAIPAGIKSYAVIRKVDRVSDTSSSETVACRATLAIITYNGYFQEYTLSLNDQNEFSRSLDHEFNLMTTITDNDVRL